tgtgattgtgtgatcatCACTAGCgtcgtgggtgtgctctgactaccttgccaatgagcctggctctttggtgtagtggtcagagccccaggaTGGTACCCCAGACGGGCTGGGTTAGAGTCCCAGTGGGGCAACTCCACTCACCTTCACTGCAATCTCACCCGGCTTTCATGTGATTCTGCCTCCAGGTTGAAGAGGCTGTTGCTGTGCTCCAGGCTCACCAGGCAAAGAAGGATGCCACCCAAAAAGTTGGAGTCAATGCTACAACAGCAGCTGCCTCTTCATGATGTGTAAGGAGTTGCAGACCATGTTGAATATCTAAGCAgtgcaataacaacaataataccaGTGCACACATGGGCAATTTTATTCATCTGATCAAATGTATGAAACGATTAAATATGCACCATGTAAACAGTCAAACAATCAGTTTAACTATTAGTGGCTTAGACAGACGAGGAAACTGCTCAAGTAAACGGTTAGTTTAAGCCGATTATATGTTATGTTTAGTCTGTTTAAACGAAAAGTACCCACTGCCCCATGCAAACGCGactaatgtagcctatttcatAGGTAGACTGTAGTAGACTGTGGTGAATGGGTGAATATTTCTGACATAGTCATACTATTCAAAAATACATTCTTTTGTCAATTACATCTCATTTAGTCTTCATTGAGACTTTCATCTAGGAAGCGCATGGAAGCTTTCAGTGCACAATACATGTCAATTTCAGCAATTGTATAGACCCAGTTGTCACATAGAATGTGGAAGTTAATAATACAGAAAAGTAATACATTTCTGTTCTCCATCTAATATTTCTTTTAACCAGGTGTGAAGAACAAGTGGACCGAGACGAAGTCACGACTGAGGTGAAGACATGGGCATAAACTGAACAATTAAATAAAAAacgtgaaaaaaagagaaaaatgaaatATAAAAAACGACTTGAAATGTGTTACAGATCTGATGGCAAGTTCTGTGATTATTTTTGATTGCATACAGCTTCCTTAAAAGGCCAAAATGGAGTTTTTCATCTTTTAAAACCGAAACACCTCTATGGTGGCCAGGAGGACAGGCATTTTTGCTAAAGAGAAAAaaacctatttttttttttccccttcattttGAGAGTTGTGTGTTTGCTGGTTTGATTGGTTCTATTGGATTTTTTTCCATTAACATACAATACCTTTGGATGGTGTGTGGCAATCTCAATAAAAAGATACAACATCtgattcatgtatgagtaggttttTCTTTCATCGGTAGTCAAGTACACagccagacaggcacacacagaaagggTTACCAATTGTGTGGGGTACAAAATTAGCTACACCTcatttaggctagtgacaatgggcccaaaaaggccttcgttttcgagataccccaaccggaggtagaacaaaacccaataatgtttttcctcatctctaaggtgtcccatacatgaaaatgattcttggccaaagtgtttttaatgctaagcctaaaaattttacacatttccatatgcacctccaaacaaaaaaagcacccaaaatgtgacttctccgtatgggagtagatatacaaaaaatcatgcagaaaattaccagaagctctgagagctttgagaattggtatgcttgtgcccaggggctacctgcaccaggtAGAAGTGGTTGGATTTGACCattttgatgtatgaaggagatatagacATTTAATCACAcatctaaaataggcggaaaatgaaaaaaagtgatatttatacagaatgtcatcatttacattgtaattgctttgtcagggaatgccatatgcacacatatgatatcttgatggaaaggtgagattgttctgaatccagcaatacctcatatgtatatgaagagttcagatgcaaaaccccctaactccatttctgaagacctgcacttctatatctttagagaaccccgttgtgggtttggtttacattcatgtacttgataatacatgtaaatagttatattacataaataaaatgaaaaaatatgcaattttgatagctttgtattaaataaaaatgaattaggattattttctgaaatggcacttagggggttttgcatctgaacccttcatatattgtctgaatattaaagatggcatatcgttcaatgtatgaggtgcccagaatgaaaaaaatcgaaaaggagttacaggacctatttcaatacacattagtggtgacaggaatgctcacaattgtattacagtatattacttcaaataaacttattattattgtgtggtgctatagattatacttgaatgaagaatcagattagggtgaaaatatatttatcactagtgtgtgtatatatatataatttcttgcacattgttaagctggaaaatgcagttactccacctacttccaatgccttgcaactagctcatcagaatattgcatcactcctttcaggtagatatgatagaggaaggggaaatagacagagatgtataaagtactggagaaaagtagtggagtagaagtaccagtatcatcttgtcaaatgacttgagtaaaagtcaaaagtaacctttccttaccttactcaagtagaaggacaaaagtattcaaaatgtgttgtacttaagtaaagcaagtagaagtattgcaagttttgctacttgagtaaaaagtagaagtagaagtaaaagtactgcattaaaaaaatgcgggaaaaaagtcagtcaaaagtttgaataccatttggtttattaggcctagagctctgtacaataagtctcttatgaagtgcaaataccattatggtttgttattaaaacagctttgtccctcaaaggagaacattgaatctaaataggTCCAGGGATGGcagccatcatcctcctcctcctcgccgcaatgtgaggtggttggtgttgttgatgttgatggcgatacctcgtctacctcatccatcttgccaacatgccagtgtcaatgccaactgagcctcactgaccgcgccaaaagacatgcgcgagaatgcgatctgcttttatttccctaccattgcatcgcccactgaccgtgaacacgttcatATCTGGTGAtaacagagccatctagcgctcgggcatagaaacgagtaacgagtaacgaaagcagtaCATGAAAAATATATTGTATTGTTTTTCATCACAAAAATGTAgtacagtaaaagtacaagtatgaggaaaaaaatattactcaaaaaagtacagataggcctactgcagtttagtacttaagtacagtactttgttacttttacttcgttataCATCTctggaaatagagtggatgttattcagcTTGTTCATaaatcttttatcttccacgaagtggaggtctccagttcttcttccatgaaagagctagctttccttatcagtctttcaagacacccaataccccctcttcattgtgctccctccccagcacaccactgcatagaaaaggacagtctcatagaacatattaaggagtttatagcagacaagtatagccaatactgtatttttttctaaactgcatctttggctgaccagtccagtttgttgtcttgttatacgctgaaatacttagatgtgcttacaatctccacttcatcaacctcaatggagattggttgcagagcgggcttagacctccaaaagtccaccttcatctgcttggtcttagtgttgagttgtaggtgcattacaccactgcaaaaccctgtactcctgtattcccccctgccttaatacagcctacaattgtattatcatccaagaagatccagtgcatgacttactgcagtctgagtgtatgtaacagcattgtcttcatGCTGTGTGAAGGGAGGGACTCTTGGTTTAAGTAAtttatctcttttggatgtggctttttggggacagggATAAGAcataatgtgttcagagttggtgccttactaagatgtacactcgggctgaataaatattccagtagctcagccacttcagcaccacaggtctttagcagtcttggtgatgtcctatccagttaatgggctttaaccaggtctgctgtgattatagagaggagggagggaggaggtgctgggtggtggtagtgtgataaagactgctcctggaaggagcaatgatttatgtttacatacaaatggtatgtgtattaccaaagcctgacagcaggaagcaaatgccttttatttcatgagcctactgaaataaacagggaggggaatagcaaacgtattcagtgaattcaaaagttcttagatccatgcacagcttcttcattaggttcactcaggcattacctgacatcactcaggtgtggcttaataccatcatgtaggagcgggaaaggatctgcacactgcttgcaaaagacttaatttatttggagcaacgtttcgatcatagatctaaagaagttttttgatttggcacctgctgatgcttttcacagtgtgtcaaatacactagacttcaatccagcaaccacatcatattctacagctaagcaaattgtttggctggacctggaagaaaggACCAAGCAAAGTGCAAGTCAGAAGAGTAATGACGTTATCTATCCAGGtccatttgctaaatgtaggcttaatacaattaattgggaacaaggcatcggaggtagaccacactgggcattcctttaatgtgccatgctcaagacccctcaactcaaatcctctcaggggtaccaaggttctgtgctaggccccgctgtctttgccatctttatctcatctcactgggcaatgttgtccactcaccctgctccctgctatgttgatgataaacacctgtctgtccagcgagataactccatagtttctgcgtgtacactacaaacgtttcagaacagctctttcacctctagatgtctaattacctttgtaccatttcaagctatgcattcaatgtctacaacttgaattacaataaatagctgggaaaattagggtgttataatgctctaatgcattgtcttggttccacctttttgcaatgtctatgtgtctatctgcctgtctctcagacctggccacatggatgaagcaacaccaccatcatctgccattatatcaagcaaGACATGAGGTCAACCGCTGTTACCCCAGAAAACGCTACATAAACCTGGGTGTTATTATTTATGACCGCCCATCATTTCTGAAAACACCGCTTAAATTACTGATGCTCTTttgcactgttcaatatacagaaaatcagactgtacctaacccaatatgccactcaggttctgtaccttgagtgcaattctctcctggaAGGAACTGTTTCATTTGATCTGAGGCTGAACTAAAACGTAATGTTGCTTCGCAATACTGTAACACCAACAGtctggccttggcctctgacaaggtaATGCCAATGGTCTGACAAGTTACCAGCTGTTACAAGAGTTTGGTCATCCCCCTCAACTTTTTAGAAGCTGAAAtcacacatatcatacacatatcttctagtatttatcttcatgctcaactcttataaccCAATATACATaagcctgcactctgtattttccacacacactgaatgtagccattggataaaagagtcagggaaatgtaatgaacttaaattccctatactgaccagatctagacagggtgagatggcatttagtcattatgcaaaatgctggacccagcttcctgtccaaattagaactgccccgatagtatcttattttaaaatgaaatgtgaaaaggcttattctcatctgccttaagtgatacagtacagtacacaatgcattctttcttctcttttctctgtctctaatcgttaggacattgaatgacaattttgtatcatgatgtactttgattgatcgatcgattttattgatttaggtttatcaatgccgttacgatacctgtatacatcagtggtatgttggtgcagtgtatctggtacgctatattattgtaaggaagttttaagaacaaatatccttataccatatagttccctcactgtgttgtattggttaataATATTATACTTAAATGTATACTAGGCTTCAGAGCACATACAGTTAATTAATgaaccagcctttgaacttttatatctatggaatggacaggttcattttctttcttttttggacacattGTGTATTGAACGGTGTACCATCATCAATGCtgagaatatatatacatattaggtaatgttagattcagcacaatctcatcttttccagctttacaattgcctacagatgcaagaaatatataaatatatatatagctggctctttcatgggagaagaactggagagcttcacttcgtggaagataaaagatctctaaagaaattgaataacatccactctatttccccttcctctatcatatctacctgaaaggagtgatgcaatattctgatgagctagttgcaaggcattggaagtaggtggagtcactgcattttccagcttaacaatacctacagatgtgcaagaaatgatatatagtatatactgtagatatatatacactagtgataaatatattttcaccctaatctgattctatattcaagcataatctatagcagcacacactaataatacgtttatttgaagtaatatagcctactgtaatacaattgtgagcattcctgtcaccacttagtAAGTGCATTGAAATAcgtaggtcctgtaactccttttcgatttttttcattctgggcacctcatacattgaacgatatgccatctttaatattcagaaaatatatacatatgaggtattgctggattcagaacaatctcacctttccatcaagatatcatatgtgtgcatatgacattccctgacaaagcgattacaatgtaaatgatgacattctgtataaatatcactttttttcattttccgcctattttaggtgtgtgattaaatgcctatatctccttcatacatcaagatggtccaatacaaccacttctatctgctgcaggtagcccctgggcacaagcataccaattctcaaagctctcagagcttctggtaattttctgcatgtttttttgtatatctactcccatacggagaagtcacattttgggtgctttttttgtttggaagtgcatatggaaatgtgtaaaatttttaggcttagcattaaaatcactttggccaagaatcattttcatgtatgggacaccttagagatgaggaaaaacattattgggttttgttctacctccggttggggtgtctccaaattttgaggccattgtcactagcctaattcatacgggggtctgggggtcctcccccagaaaatgttgtattctTAGATGCAGTTTCTGGCATTTAACCACATATATAGGTAGACAGGTGGTTAGGTCAATCGTTGAATGAGACAGAAAAGAGATGAAACGAGATGAGGCAGTATTTTTCATCTGTCTTTTCAGTAGCCTATAACAATCTTGGTACATTCCAATATACGTccttccatcctccacttgtgcttgtgtgctctcctccatggagagaacaatacagttttcacgcTGTCAgatagccacaacaatttttggggggactgttcttcattcaccatcccgattgcaaatgcgGAAATGAcaatagaattgtgcttttgcaagatattgaattaattttctgtcgtcagtgacgtcatcatgaggtcacaagtaggcaagtgagcaagggaggacggaagtccgcatattggaatccaccccttgTATCTTAATGAAGGGAGTGGCTTGCACAAATTGGATCCCCAGCTTCTTCTCACCTGCTTTTTCATGAATGCCACATCTCATTTTAGCCATAGTTTGACAGGTAATGTACAATTAATGGAAGGACTAGTACAGCAAGTCCACAGCATAAAGCATAAAGAGGATAGAGAGTGCAATATCTGCACATGCAGTCTGGCTGTGCTGCTGACCACCTGCTCAGACAACTTAACTCTGTCTTTCCTGACAGGTGCAGGTCAATAAATCAGAAAGTGGCTGGAGATGTCCACTTGCATCTGTTGGAGCGTTTCTCTCTGTAATGGTGGCGTAAATGAAGCCCACTGGAATCACACAgcaaattgctccttgtaagtcgctttgaacaaaggcttCTGCTAAATACTAATAATCTTCACAGTGAAAAGGAGGTTTAAGTTTTTATCCTCCAATCTGGTAGGCCTAGTCATTATGGTAACACATAGTCGACACAAAAATGTTTTTGATACACGGAGAACACAACTGCCTTCAAGAGTAGGTCTGTATTTTCGTCTATTTAATagttttttttactattattgtCCATACTCCTTATTATTAGGCTATCACTGAAGCAATAGGAAAAAAAcattgacttgacatgacttgacatTGGCTAGGCCTTTATGGGACACCCCTTAACAGATGCAGTCTGTAAATTAACTCTGTTTGTCAGCAAATTTCAGTGCCATATTTGCATAGCTTATTATGAATAGGATTCTTCACCATAGAGCCAAATGTTGCAGCACCGACAGGCAAGGAGCCAACTTTGATTGTAGTCCAGTTTTACATCCAGTACAGCAGACGGCGGTAAAGAGCCTTTCTACCTTTGGGGGAAAAACAAAACCACTCTCGAGCTAGGCGGGGTTAAAGTTGAAAGTTCACGGAATCATGGCGGCAGCCAAACGTGTGCTTTATGTTGGTGAGCAAAATAAAAAAGTTATTGTTTTGGACTCCTAAACCATGTTATAAACAAATAGTCTATGTAAAACGTGAACGGAGGAGTAGGGTACATTGCTCCTCTTGTTTTTGGTATTGAGAAATACACAATAGGCCTAGCCCAATTGTAGCTTTAGCTTGACGTTTGTCAACACATATTCAAGACCACCGTTAACATAATTATTGACATGAAAAAACTTTTTACCACTACATTTCTTCACCAGGTGGCCTTGCCGAAGAGGTAGATGAGAAGGTTTTACACGCTGCATTCATTCCATTCGGTGATATTACAGATATTCAAATTCCATTGGATTATGAAACAGGTAAAATATTCTACTGTGATCTATTCCTGATAGCCTTTTTGTTTCCAAGTTACGCACAGCACCAGGCAAGTGCACATTGGTTTGAACTTGTATTTGCCCTGTCCACAGAAAAACACAGAGGATTTGCTTTCATTGAGTTTGAACTGGCGGAGGTGAGTATTCTCTAACATTTTAATGTGATCCACGTAGGGTTTTTGACATGTCGTCGATGTGCAAAGATCGCCATCAAGTGTTATTCTGGTGGTTACCCAGAGAAGTTGGAATTGGCTTTGTGTGTCTATAGTGTGTTCTTTTGTTTTCTCTGTGTTCTTCACCACTCTAGGATGCTGCCGCCGCAATTGATAACATGGTGAGTAAACTGCTTCTACTCTGTACCTCTGTCTTATTGCACAGTAGCTACTACACAAACACGTTGCTGATGTGCTGTCtggtcatagcctactgtgtttgtgaGATATGGACATGCTGTCAATGCATGCGTCACCATTCATCACAATGCTGTTATTTTGCAGAATGAATCGGAGTTGTTTGGCAGGACCATCAGAGTAAACATCGCCAAGCCAATGAGGATTAAGGAGGGCTCGTCTCGTCCAGGTTGGCTTCTGTTCTTCTGAATCTGGAGAGAGTTTACTCTGACAGTGGCCAAAAAAGCTGAATTTTGATCTAATATCAGTAACAAAACTGCCATTGCTAGTATTTTACCACAATGGTGCCAGCCAGCGTTATCTGACTAATGGTTTGTGTCTGAACAATGTTGGCTTATACGGAAAAGTAGTATATAATATGTAGTGGTTGGATATAGTTCGTTATTTGTAACGTCTGCTTGTTCTActatgtctgtctttttttttttagtttggtcTGATGATGACTGGTTGAAGAAGTTCTCAGGCAAGACAACAGAGGAGTCGGAAGAGGCAGAATCTGCAGCTGGGGAATCAGCCAATACAGCCACGCAAGAGGTGAGACACAGTGACAACCCTGTTCCATATTACATCATGTTTATTTGCTACAactgcacaaacacaacaaaaacaacaaaagctaTATGAAACCCAAGGAGCGTTGCTGGCCTATTTGTAATCGACAGCAGTAAAAGCTGCAAAGTAGGGTTGGTACAAAGCGGGATGCAAGCATTCTGACATCTCAGTTGTTGCTGGACTGTGCCATGACTTAATAACAAACTGTCGCTCCTGTTGTCCAAAACACTTGTTTGATTATTGTTGCTTTTGTCGCCTGCTCGTCAATACAAAGTCACTTCCGGTGCGTATGTAGCTTTGGTCGCTGTGGGTGTCTTTGTGCAGTCTTATTCAATAAAATCAATATTAAAACGTCACAAAATGAATTGTCTTTATGTTTTCTTCTTTTCAGGGAGAACCTCCAGCCAAAAAGGGCAGGAGTAACCCTCAGGTCTACATGGATGTGAAGATAGGCAACAAGCCCGCTGGCAGGATGCGCTTCATGCTGCGAGCAGACATTGTTCCCATGACCGCAGGTTAGTAACATGTTCCTTGTGTTATTTAGCTGTGTATGCATGTCCATTTTCAGTAGTGGTTATTCATGTTGCCTATTCGTATGGGCTCATCATGATTATCTTTGGCAGAAAACAAGCCCAGTCCCAGTCTGAAATTTGTTATGTGCTGATAATGATGCCATGTGATGCACTGTCAACACTAAGCAAACGTTTTGGTTACTGTGCAGAAAAAGCTGTAATTCTTTTTCTCCTGGtatatcaagattcaagattctttttaatagtcccgaaggaaatttgtcttggacatacatagctgccacatacacacaacatacacatgacgccaaaaaaaaacaaaaacaacaataaacacacacatacatagaaacactcaagtgcatatccaccacagcccaccacccgcatacatacatggcattacaggatggtagttgttaatgacctgcgttcagtaggttaacagaaacagggacaaaagaaaacctgtacctattcagaaaccttttcttgtttttaactggtactctgaatcgcctgccagagggtagcagctcatattctgggtacagaacatgtgatggatcctcagttatttttcaagcatgcctaactacagactcttcatatattccttggagggtggggtagtccctcacccccactaccttcagtgcagtgtgggtcagtctgtctatttgagacttcactttcactgtcaggtttccaaaccacacagtgattgcatagcgtactacgctctcaacaacagcacggtAAAAAAGTAACATAATCCTCTGTTGAACACCAAACACCCTGAGTCTACGTAAAAAATGAAGTCTCTGTTGGATCCTGGTACACACATTGTTAACATGAACATTCCAAGACAGATTATTATCAAAGTACACTCCCAAATATATTACGAATGAATTTGTTATTGGTACTGCAGATATCAAATTATATACCATGTGAATGATCAGAAAATGATAATTCACAGTGATAAGAGTGTGGctgttgtgtgtggttgttttgaCTAATTATCATTTCATGGGCACATGCTTTTGTGTTCACAGAAAACTTCCGCTGTCTTTGCACACATGAAAAGGGCTTTGGGTTCAAAGGCAGCAGCTTCCATCGGATCATACCACAGTTCATGTGCCAGGGTGGAGACTTCACCAATCACAATGGCACCGGGGGAAAGTCCATCTATGGCCGCAAGTTTGATGACGAGAACTTTGTGCTCAAACACACCGGACCAGGTGAGATGTTTTAATTGTTTCTGTTTGGGTTGCATGTCTGTAGATGTAGAGGTGAATATTCATCCAACagataagaaaacacacacacacacacactctaaaaatATCTGTTTGGGTGTGGTCCATTTACACAAAATACATTTATGAAACATTATATTGCATATTGTGTCCGAACAGCAAATGGATGGTCGCAACAACAAGATGATTTATAAAGTAGATGTGaagattgactgattgattctaATTGTTGATTCTAAATGTCTACAGGTCAGTTGTCCATGGCGAACTCCGGGCCCAACAGCAACGGCTCTCAGTTCTTCGTCACCACAGACAAGACGGACTGGCTCGACGGCAAGCATGTGGTGTTTGGGGAGCTGCTCGAGGGGATGGACGTGGTGCGAGCGATGGAGGTGAGACGAAATATTCATAAAATAATTCAGAacactcatataggcctacacagccgtGTCGTCACCATGCTCAGCCCACCGATAGCTAGGGTTGtaagtcaagtccacctttgtagagtctaagacaagtccaagaccaggaatagtcaagtccgagacaagaccgagtccaataagattagagtccaagtcaagtctgagtcacatgtcggtcagtgtagATAAATAAAAATGAGGCTTGGCCTATAGTGTAACTGGCAAACATTCATTCATGTGAATAAGATAAACTAGTATGTTATTGGATTAAAGCTCCTCTTAAGAAAATATAGTGGCCGGTGTTAGTTTGCTGTTTTCACAGTGCCAGACAGTTTAATAAGCCCCAAAGGTTTTTTATTGACTGAACAAAGTCATGAAAGTCGAAAACAATCACTTTGAATTGTTTTGACAGGCCCAGGGTTCAAAAGATGGCAAGCCCAAACAGAAGATCATCATATCGGACTGCGGGGAGTATGTGTGATCTATGTGATgtattagtgtgcgtgtgtgtgagtgagagagagtgtgagagagagtgtgtgtgagagagagagagagagagagagagagagagagagagagagagagagagagagagagagagagagagagagagagagagagagagagagagagagagagaatgaactaCAATAATGATCGGATATGTACACAACGTATGACAACAGCCCTATTTGTTACTTTTGTTTTGTATAGGTAAGACTGTAATGTAAATATGACAATAAATActttttgtaatgtaatgcaattgt
This is a stretch of genomic DNA from Engraulis encrasicolus isolate BLACKSEA-1 chromosome 19, IST_EnEncr_1.0, whole genome shotgun sequence. It encodes these proteins:
- the ppie gene encoding peptidyl-prolyl cis-trans isomerase E; translated protein: MAAAKRVLYVGGLAEEVDEKVLHAAFIPFGDITDIQIPLDYETEKHRGFAFIEFELAEDAAAAIDNMNESELFGRTIRVNIAKPMRIKEGSSRPVWSDDDWLKKFSGKTTEESEEAESAAGESANTATQEGEPPAKKGRSNPQVYMDVKIGNKPAGRMRFMLRADIVPMTAENFRCLCTHEKGFGFKGSSFHRIIPQFMCQGGDFTNHNGTGGKSIYGRKFDDENFVLKHTGPGQLSMANSGPNSNGSQFFVTTDKTDWLDGKHVVFGELLEGMDVVRAMEAQGSKDGKPKQKIIISDCGEYV